Within Bacillus sp. Marseille-Q1617, the genomic segment GAAGACTCGGCACTTTACCGTGAAGGGATCGAGTACGGTCTGCTGAATGGATTGAACTTCATCGATACAGCCATCAATTACCGGGGGATGCGATCTGAACGGGATGTCGGCCATGTGTTAAAGTCGTTGATCCAAAGAGGCACTATCAAGAGGGAAGAGGTGATCGTCTCCACAAAAGCGGGCATCATACCCGGGGATATTGAAGCAAACCTGGTCCCGGCTGATTATCTGAAAAAAGTCCTGCTGGATGGCGGCATCATCAGAGAGTCTGACCTGAACATTGTCGACACCCACCGCCACGTACTGGAACCTGATTATTACCGGTTTGCCATTGAAAGAAGCAAGAAGCATCTTCATCTTGAAACCATTGATCTTTATTATATCCACAACCCTGAGATATCCTTGATGACACTGGGATCGGCACGTTTTTATCAGCAACTCGAATTGCTTTTTTCCTTCTTTGAAGAGCAAGTCCAGACAGGCAACCTCAACTATTACGGCTTTGCTACGTGGTCCGGACTCCTCAACGCTCCAAATGAAGACGGCTATATTTCAATCGAGGAAACCGTGAACACGGCAAAAAGAGTGGCAGGTGAGGCGCATCACTTCAAATTCATTCAGTTTCCTCTGAATAAACAGATGAATAAGGCCATTAAAAATCAGAACCAACGCGTACATGGAAAGTGGCTGACGATTATCGAAGCAGCACAAGAGCTCGGGATCCATTCAACCACCAGTGCCCCATTCAATTTGGGCAAAGTGTTCGACGATGGAAGTGACCCTCAATCCTCGTTAATTGACGTTGCTCGGACCAACGGCGTTTTCTCAACGATGGTGGGAATGAAGAAGGTTGAGCATATCAAAGAAAACATTGGGGTCTTCAAACATAACCCCGTTGTCAAAAGACGCTAATCATGCAAAAAAGCTCAGTTCAAAATACCTGAGCTTTTTGATTATTCTTGAGGTTTCAGATTAAACGTTTCCCTCTTTCCATCCCACTCTACAGTCACCGTGACCTCTGTATCTTCACTGATTTTACGTCCGGACGGGTCCGTTTTCTGGTTGTGTCTGATTGAGCCGTTCTCATCCAGCCTCAAATCAGAACCGCCAAACCCACCGACACTCTCGACGGAATAACCGACATCACCGATAGACTCAACATCTTCCCCTGTATATTTCAGTACAAAATCCTGCTTTTCAAAATCACTTGACTGATTCACTTTAAGCTCTCCCTGCCAATGATCGGAATCCCCGAAAAAACTGAAATCCTTGGCGCCGCAAGCCGTTAATAACAATAAAGCCGAGAACAGAAGCATGGTCACAATCTTTCTCCTCAAACGCATCCCCCTCTTTCTTTATAAAAAATAAAGGCTTACTGTACACTATGTCGTCATTGCTGGTAAAAGAAGGGTCATCTCTGCCGTTCAGCCGCCTCCAGAATCTCCTGATAAACCCCGTTCCACCCCTCATAGTAATGAGACACTTCCAGCGGAATAATAAACTTTCTCTCAGCAGACTCATACTGCCCCTCAAACTCATGCAATTGATCAATATCCATCCGGTAAAAAACTTGATACCCTACTTTAGGGTAGGGACCATCTTCATCCCAGACGGGGTTATCACTGTGGTCGACGGTGATATGACCTAAAAGGAAGAGGCTTCCAGACACATAGCCTTCTTCATAGGCTTCGCGTTTAATACACTCTTCAGGGGTTTCGCCTGCCTCGATGTGACCACCGGGAAAATCCCAGCCCCGGTGATTTAAATTGACCAACATCAGGCGGTCATTCTCAAAACAAAATCCATGAACGCTGGTGATCTGTTCTATGGGAGGGAGCTGCGAGCGTCCCGCCAACCGGCTTGGAGGGAATCAACGAATAAGTGATCTCCAAAGAAATTACCTCCCGTCCTTATCCTTGAAAAATATGTATCTAGCATTAATGAAAAACAATGTGCCAAAGAAAAACAATGCCACCGAGATTCAGCTTGAAATGGCTGAATACTCCCCTTTCAAGACAAATTCACTGATCAAATTTACAAAAACCATCAACGCCATCACGGCATACATTCCTTTTACATATTTCACTCTGTTCCCACCTTGTCGATAAACATTAAATTAAAAAATCGTATGAAACGACCAGACAACAAGAAAGATGCTGGCGATTCCCCAGGCAGTGGTCCCCATGATCCACCATATAATTGATTGCACCGTTTTTATCTTTCTTTTTATAAAAATAAGACCGGCAAATCCGATGAAAAAGAAACCAACTGTAAACCAAAGCAAGAAGTCCATTCGACATCCATCCTTTCTTCGGAGTCATGTATCATGCAGCAGATGCAGAAAACTGCCAGCACAGAGGGAGATTGTCCCTTGGTGATAAGTGATTGGAGAGATGAGATGAGGTCTGTTCGTTCTTGTTTTTTGAAATGAAGGAAGTAAAAGTTAGAGCAGAGGAGAGCGCTGAAGCGGAAATATGGAATGAATCGTCCAAAGAATCATTTCCTTTCACATATATATTCTACCATAAGATTCCATATTTTTTATTCTGTTCCCCTTACTAAATAAACAGTATGGTTCCTTTGATGGAATATAAAAACCGAACGCATGTGCTATAATGAGGATACACAACATAAAAAGTTGACGGGGACAGGGCTCATACTCCCAGGAGAAGGGAGGTGATTCGCTATATGATTGCTGTCGGAGAGGCGCTGCAAATCATGATAGGATTTGGAACACTGATCGTAGCCATAATCGCGGTTACACAAAAAAAGAAGTAACCATCGTCCCCAACGCTCATGAGGTTCATTGATGATTACTTCGATTCTGTTGACTCATTGTGAGCCGCTGCACGTCAGGTGCAGTTTATGTTGTGGAGGAGTCCTGATGGCAGTCAGGGCTCCTTTTTTTAGTTTACTTTACTATCTTTATTATATACATAATCCGGCGAGTGAGTAAAGAAACGAGTTTTAACGCAGGTGTTGGATTTATCGATGGGATGGCCAGGATCCCTGCATTTTTCTCAGCTGGATGATTTGCCCGGTATGATAAGCATCGTGCAGCATTATGTCCAGTAACTTTCTTTCAAGCCGTTCAATGTCGCTTTCAGACAGTGTACTTACGGCCTGCCTTAATAGTTGTTGTGCATTTTCGGCACGTTCCACGACCTTTATCCATTCTTGATCTTGCTCCTTTTGATCGGTGAGAGTAAATGTTTCATCACCATCCAAGTGATGGGCCCATTCGCGTCCTTCAAGCGTTGCAGCCATTCTTTCCTTGTAATACACGAGATGATTTACATTCTCCCAAATGCTTTTCGCTGCTTCTCCTGACGGTTTCCACATCGCCTGCCCCGCAGTCAGTCCTGTGACAGCTTCCTTCAACGGTGCATACCAGCTCTCTTTATCGTAAGTGGAATCCAGTCCATATAACAGAAAGTCCCTTTGTTTCAAACCCATCTCCTCCTTAATATGATACTCATAACTATTTCAAGATTTATGGAAGAAACCCTTTTCTTTTTTATTGAGGATGTGAGGATAGTTTGAAATAATTGGAATAAGAATGTTGTGATGGCCTGCCCCCGCATGCAGGGAGCAGGCACGAGTCCGAGCACACCGGGAAAAATAAGACAAGAAGGCTTTGTGCAGAAATGATGGCGGCTGATGAAATAAATCATAAACGGGGGATGTCCAGATGTTTGAAGCGTTTGATTTTGACGTGATTCTTCGCGAACGAAGCGATGTGGCCCCTTTGGTGGTCATGATGTGCGGTGTGGCTGGCTCAGGGAAGACCACGTTTTCAAAGCGGTTGGAGAAGGAAGGTTTTGTAAGACTCTCCATTGATGAAGAAATATGGGCGACCAGGGGCCGGTATGGGGTTGATTTCCCCATTGAGACAATCGAAGAATACAAGAAAGAGGCAGAAAGGACATTACGCACCCGTTTAATAGAGTTGATTCAAGAAAAACAACAGGTGGTCATCGACTTCAGTTTCTGGGACCGGGTAAGGCGGGAGAGATATAAGAAACGTATAGAGGATTGCGGCGGTAAATGGAAACTCATTTATTTGAAGGTGCATCCTGATGATTTACGTAAACGGCTTACTCTGCGTAATCAACGTTTTGACGCCAATTCGTTTCCGATTTCAGAAGAGTTATTGACTTCATATCTTGAAGGGTTTGAAATTCCCGAGGGAGAAGAGGAAATAGTTGTAGAGAATTAGAGAGGCTGGTCCCGGAAAAGCCCCATCGTTTAATTTTTATCAGATTAATAATGGGGACCCTGTGTTAAGGGACAGTCCCGAATTTTTAAAGGATTTTCAGACATATGATTCCTGGCAATAATGTCTAAACAATAAGGTTACAATTGGTTGGAGGAAGGTGCCAGCATGTATCAAACAAGATGGATTACTAAAGAAGAAACCGCTATAGTGGCAGACTTCTGGTTCAAGATGGCTTGTGAGATGGGAGAAATTGATGGAGTCCCGAAGCCGGATTTGGAGAGGCTGGAAGAAGTGAAAAGCCTGTTTTACAATGAATTTGAATCAGGCAGATTAATGTTCAGGGTTGCTGCAGACCGCAGTGGAAAGATTGTTGCTTGTGCAGGGGGGCTCGTCAGAAACGAATATTCATTTCCGCTGGCGAAAGAGCAGACTCTATTTGGCTGGGTGATTGCTGTATATACGGAAAAAGACCACCGTCGTAATGGCCTGGCTTACACGTTAGTGGAGGACATCTGCTTGTGGCTCAAACAAAAAGGGGCTGACCGCGCAAGGTTGTGGTCGAGTTCCGCTGGGAGAAGGGTGTATGAGAATATGGGTTTTGAAAAGATGATGGATATGGTAAAGCCGCTTACTTAGAACTAGTGGGTCTGAAATTTACCGTGGCAGGGGTCAGATACCGATTTAGATTTGTATTGAAATCTTAATTGTAATATAAGAGGTGAGTAACAATGGTTAATGTCATACCGAAATCATTTTTACAATTACATCATCATATCGAGTAACCTTGCTATCCGATTTTTAATGAATCGTTAATAGGAAGGTTATTTCTCATGAACCGCATTTGATTAAGTTATCACTTATATCAGGTGCGGTTTTTTATTTTACCAAAAAGGAGAGAAAAAGAGATGAAGAAGATGGATTATCAGAATGTGAAAGGGACACAGGATTACCTGCCGGGTGCGGAAGTGGTGAGGAGGAAGATCAGGCGCACACTAGAGGATGTGTTCATCCAATACGGATGCAAGCCGCTTGAGACGCCGATCTTGAATTACACGGAGCTGCTCGCTTCGAAGTACGGGGGTGGAGCCGAAATCTTGGAGGAAATGTACACACTGTCTGACAGAGGCGAAAGAGACCTGGCGCTCCGGTATGACCTGACGATCCCTTTTGCAAAAGTAGTGGCGATGAACCCCGGACTCAAGATGCCTTTTAAACGCTATGAAATCGGCAAGGTGTTCAGGGACGGCCCCATCAAGGCAGGGAGGTTCCGCGAATTTACCCAGTGTGACGTGGATATCGTCGGGGTGGACTCTCAGCTGGCGGAAGCAGAATTGATGACGATGGCATTGGATGCTTTCAGAAGGCTCAATTTGAACGTCGTGATTCAATATAATAACCGGAAGCTTTTGACGGGAATCCTTGAAGTGTTCGGTATACCGGCGTACAGGATCAATAAAGCTGTGTTGATCCTTGATAAGCTTGAAAAAGTCGGAGTCAAGGCTGTAGTTGCTGAATTAAGGGAGCTGGAGGTGCCAGAAACAGCACAGCGTTCCATCGAACGGTTCCTGACGGATGAAGCCAACAGAAGCCTCGATTATTTCGAGCCTTACGCGAGCCGGAATGAACTCGTGAAAAAGGGACTGGAGGAATTGCGGGAGATGATGAAAATCATCAATTATCTGGGCATTAACGGACAATGTATTTTCAATCCGTTCCTTGCCAGGGGACTGGAACTCTATACAGGAACCATTTATGAGTTGTTCCTGACCGACGGTTCGATCAAATCAAGTATCGGGAGCGGCGGGAGATATGACAATGCCATCGGAGGGCTCCTGGGGACGGATGAAACTTTTTCGACTGTCGGCATCTCTTTCGGACTGGACGTGATCTATGCAGCGGTCAGCGGAAACCAGACAGCCCCTGAATCAGAGCTGGATTACTATGTGATTCCAGTTGGTATGCAAAAGGAAGCCTTGCTCTTGGCGAATGATCTGAGAGCCGATGGTTACAAAGTGGAATGTGAAATGAGCAAAAAGAAGCTGGGGAAACTCCTCGATAGGGCAAATAAAGAAGGGATGAAGAACGTCATTATTATTGGAGAGGATGAGGTAAAAGAAAACCGGTATAAGGTGAAGGATATGGTGACGGGGGGAGAGAAGGTTTATTCATATAAATTTGAATGAAATTTTGGGACAGGGGACCTGTCCCCGTGGTTATAAAAGGATTAATAGTGAACATTGTCGAATGTTGTTAATAGCCATAAATTGGAGTGATCGACAAATGGAATTTATCATAGAGAATGAATATTTTAATAGAGCCATATCCGATGTTCATAGAGCAGTATCCATGAAAACACCTTTTCCTATTTTGACGGGGATTAAGATTACTGCTGATCAAGATTGCGTGACCCTTATAGGGAGCAATTCGGATCTTATTATTGAAAAAGTGATTCCTTTGAGTATAGATGGCGTCAAAGTATTGGATGTTATTCAACCTGGCAGTGTTGTACTGACGGCAAGGTATTTAAGTGAAATCGTGAAGAAATTACCGGGTGACATCCATGTGGAAGCGAATGAGAAACAAACCGTTACCCTGAGATCCGATGAAATAGTTACCAGCCTTAACGGTATTCATGCTGAAGAATATCCGAGTCTTCCGGAAATGGATGAATCCAATCAAATGAGAATCCCCGGTGTTGATTTAATCGAAATGATTAAGCAGACCGTGTTTGCCGTAGCAAAGAGTGAAACAAGACCAGTATTGACTGGAGTCAATCTGTCATTCGATAAAAACCATCTTACTTGTGCGGCAACGAACTCCCATCGTTTAGCATTAAAAGAGCTTACAATCGATTCAACCATTACCGGTTCATTCATTGTCCCCAGTGCCAGCCTGAATGAGTTTGTGAAACTGTTTCAGAATGAATCTGGATACATAGATCTATTCGCTACGGCCAGCTACATGGTCTTTAAATCCAGCAAAGCAACTCTTTTCACACGGTTGATTGAGGGGAACTATCCTAACGTATCAGTGCTGATACCCAAAGATTCGAAGACAATTGTCACGAGCGACACGAAGCGATTATTAAAAGGAATCGACCGGGCTTGTCTTTTTGCAAGTGAATGGAAAAATAACAATATATTCTTAGAAATAAAAGATGGCATGAAAATGAAGATTTCATCTAACTCTTCAGAAATAGGGAGAATCGAAGAAACTCAAATGATCAAGAGTATGGAGGGAGAGGGGGAATTAAGCATCTCCCTGGATGGAGATTTTCTGATGGATGCTTTAAAAGCGGTAAAGGAGGAAGAGATACGATTAAGTTTCGGAGGGTCCATGAAACCTGTGCTGATTGAACCTGTTGGAAATCCTTCTTATCTGCATCTCATTTCTCCGGTTCGGTCTTATTAAAGACTAGATTGATATGGTTATAACCCGGGGTTGGTGGATGGGCACCCTGGCAAATAGCGGGTCAAGGAACTGGTCCCTTGACCTGTTTAAGTTTTCCTGAAGGTCTATTGCTGGAAGGAAACATAACTCTATATGCTGGTTTTTCGGGAAATTTCAAGTTATCAGGTAATATTTGGTACAATCAATCATGAGGTGATGAAAATGGAACCCAAATGGCTCCAATGGGCAAAAGAGCTACAATCTCTCTCTCAGGCAGGACTGATGTATTCCAAGGATGTGTATGACTTGGAAAGATTTGAACGCATACGAGAGATCAGCACAGAAATTTTGTCACAGCAGACAGAAATGGATACGTCAGTGATAAAGGATTTGTTCGCCAACGAAACGGGATATGCCACGCCTAAAGTGGACATCCGGGCTGTTGTGTTCAAGGATGATAAATTATTGATGGTAAAAGAAACGATGGATGGTGACTGGTCGCTGCCAGGAGGCTGGGGGGATATTGGACTGACCCCAAGGGAAGTCGCGGTGAAGGAAGTAAAGGAAGAATCAGGGTTTGAAGTCAAGGCCGTGAAACTATTAGGTGTTTTAGATAAGAAATGCCATCCGCACCCGCCATCTCCGTATCATGTCTATAAAATGTTCATCCTGTGTGAAATCGTCGGCGGGCAGGCGGAGGAAGGGATTGAAACAAGCGGGGTTGAATTTTTTGGTGAAGATCGACTGCCGGCATTATCGGTCGAGAGGAATACGGAGTCGCAGATTCGGATGATGTTTAGGCATTTACATCATCCGGGGGAAGATGTGTACTTAGACTAGCGGGAGTTAATTTTATTCTCGGCTCATATATTAGGGATAACCATGGGGGGATTGCCTCCAGATCTTAAAAGGGGTTTTACATATGGATTACGTAAAAGATCTACGAAAAATAGTCGGCAGCAGGCCATTGATCCTGACCGGCTCCGTGGTCCTGATTCTTAATGAATCCAACGAATTGCTGCTGCAGCACAGGAAGGACGGCGGTTGGGGGCTCCCCGGCGGACTGATGGAACTGGGGGAAAGCCTGGAGGATACTGCGAGGAGAGAAGTAAAGGAAGAAACAGGACTGGAACTGGGGGAACTCAAATTATTGGGGATATTTTCAGGCCCGGACTATTATTTTAAAGTAGCGAATGGTGATGAGTTGTATTCGGTCACTGCTGTTTATGTGTCAACAGATGTTAGAGGGCATCTCGTTGTGGATGAGGAAGAATCATTAGATATCCAGTATTTTAGTTTAAATGAATTGCCGGAGGGGTTAACGGAGGAATATAGGAGTTATATTGTGCCTTTTATAAATCAATTGATGGCATGAAAGTTGTAGAAACGAAATCTTTAAGTGAGATATGGGACGGGGGCGTACGGGAATGAAACGTTTTACGATTGCACTCATTTCTTATCTAACGGCTGGAATTGGGTTTTATTTTACGTTTTTTGGAGGTTCCGGCATTTATGGGGTAATCATTCTAACGCTTGGTTTACTTGGGGCTTTATTTGATATTTTTTATAAAAAAAATGAAGGAACTGTTTTTTGAAGACTGAAGAGAAGTAGTAGGCACATTACAAAATGAAAGGCTGTGAAGCAAGTGGTGAAACAACTCATTACTTTAGGCGGCGGAGGGTTCTCCATGGAACCTGAGAATCCTTTGCTCGATCGGTATATTCTTAAGCAGTCGGGTAAGGCAAATCCGAAAATCTGCTTTATTCCTACGGCAAGTGGCGACTCGGATACATACACCTCGAGATTTTATGACTTCTTTGAAAAAGAAAATTGCCAGCCTTCCCACCTGTCCTTGTTCAAACCGCCGACAAGAGATATCGAGGGCTTTTTACTAGATAAAGATATTCTGTATGTTGGCGGCGGGAATACGAAGAATCTGCTGGTTTTATGGAAAGAGTGGGGTCTGGACCTTATTTTGAAAAAAGCTTGGGAGCAGGGAATCGTGCTTGCGGGAATCAGTGCAGGTTCCATTTGCTGGTTTGAAGAGGGAGTGACGGATTCATACGGTGACAGGCTGGAGCCTTTAAATTGTCTCGGTTTCTTAGGGGGCAGTAATTGCCCGCACTACGATGGGGAAGCCGAGAGGAGACCCTCCTATCATAGATTCATTGAATCCGGGGAAGTTCAATCCGGCATTGCGGCTGATGATGGGGCGGCTGTTCATTTCATTGACCGTGACATCCATAAGATTGTCAGTTCGAGACCGGATGCGAAGGCGTATAAGGTTTATTTTGAAGAAAAGGTTCATGAGGAAGAGCTTGAGACGACCTTCTTGGGGAGTAAATAAAAAGAAGCATGGGGACGATCCCCTGGTATGC encodes:
- a CDS encoding Type 1 glutamine amidotransferase-like domain-containing protein is translated as MKQLITLGGGGFSMEPENPLLDRYILKQSGKANPKICFIPTASGDSDTYTSRFYDFFEKENCQPSHLSLFKPPTRDIEGFLLDKDILYVGGGNTKNLLVLWKEWGLDLILKKAWEQGIVLAGISAGSICWFEEGVTDSYGDRLEPLNCLGFLGGSNCPHYDGEAERRPSYHRFIESGEVQSGIAADDGAAVHFIDRDIHKIVSSRPDAKAYKVYFEEKVHEEELETTFLGSK
- a CDS encoding ATP-binding protein produces the protein MFEAFDFDVILRERSDVAPLVVMMCGVAGSGKTTFSKRLEKEGFVRLSIDEEIWATRGRYGVDFPIETIEEYKKEAERTLRTRLIELIQEKQQVVIDFSFWDRVRRERYKKRIEDCGGKWKLIYLKVHPDDLRKRLTLRNQRFDANSFPISEELLTSYLEGFEIPEGEEEIVVEN
- a CDS encoding aldo/keto reductase, whose protein sequence is MISGYATLKGTSEYLIKSGMPYRKSPGFCAPPIAMGTHLGEMNEEDSALYREGIEYGLLNGLNFIDTAINYRGMRSERDVGHVLKSLIQRGTIKREEVIVSTKAGIIPGDIEANLVPADYLKKVLLDGGIIRESDLNIVDTHRHVLEPDYYRFAIERSKKHLHLETIDLYYIHNPEISLMTLGSARFYQQLELLFSFFEEQVQTGNLNYYGFATWSGLLNAPNEDGYISIEETVNTAKRVAGEAHHFKFIQFPLNKQMNKAIKNQNQRVHGKWLTIIEAAQELGIHSTTSAPFNLGKVFDDGSDPQSSLIDVARTNGVFSTMVGMKKVEHIKENIGVFKHNPVVKRR
- a CDS encoding putative holin-like toxin, with the protein product MIRYMIAVGEALQIMIGFGTLIVAIIAVTQKKK
- a CDS encoding histidine--tRNA ligase encodes the protein MKKMDYQNVKGTQDYLPGAEVVRRKIRRTLEDVFIQYGCKPLETPILNYTELLASKYGGGAEILEEMYTLSDRGERDLALRYDLTIPFAKVVAMNPGLKMPFKRYEIGKVFRDGPIKAGRFREFTQCDVDIVGVDSQLAEAELMTMALDAFRRLNLNVVIQYNNRKLLTGILEVFGIPAYRINKAVLILDKLEKVGVKAVVAELRELEVPETAQRSIERFLTDEANRSLDYFEPYASRNELVKKGLEELREMMKIINYLGINGQCIFNPFLARGLELYTGTIYELFLTDGSIKSSIGSGGRYDNAIGGLLGTDETFSTVGISFGLDVIYAAVSGNQTAPESELDYYVIPVGMQKEALLLANDLRADGYKVECEMSKKKLGKLLDRANKEGMKNVIIIGEDEVKENRYKVKDMVTGGEKVYSYKFE
- a CDS encoding NUDIX hydrolase, whose amino-acid sequence is MEPKWLQWAKELQSLSQAGLMYSKDVYDLERFERIREISTEILSQQTEMDTSVIKDLFANETGYATPKVDIRAVVFKDDKLLMVKETMDGDWSLPGGWGDIGLTPREVAVKEVKEESGFEVKAVKLLGVLDKKCHPHPPSPYHVYKMFILCEIVGGQAEEGIETSGVEFFGEDRLPALSVERNTESQIRMMFRHLHHPGEDVYLD
- a CDS encoding NUDIX hydrolase, producing MEQITSVHGFCFENDRLMLVNLNHRGWDFPGGHIEAGETPEECIKREAYEEGYVSGSLFLLGHITVDHSDNPVWDEDGPYPKVGYQVFYRMDIDQLHEFEGQYESAERKFIIPLEVSHYYEGWNGVYQEILEAAERQR
- the dnaN gene encoding DNA polymerase III subunit beta — its product is MEFIIENEYFNRAISDVHRAVSMKTPFPILTGIKITADQDCVTLIGSNSDLIIEKVIPLSIDGVKVLDVIQPGSVVLTARYLSEIVKKLPGDIHVEANEKQTVTLRSDEIVTSLNGIHAEEYPSLPEMDESNQMRIPGVDLIEMIKQTVFAVAKSETRPVLTGVNLSFDKNHLTCAATNSHRLALKELTIDSTITGSFIVPSASLNEFVKLFQNESGYIDLFATASYMVFKSSKATLFTRLIEGNYPNVSVLIPKDSKTIVTSDTKRLLKGIDRACLFASEWKNNNIFLEIKDGMKMKISSNSSEIGRIEETQMIKSMEGEGELSISLDGDFLMDALKAVKEEEIRLSFGGSMKPVLIEPVGNPSYLHLISPVRSY
- a CDS encoding GNAT family N-acetyltransferase, with protein sequence MYQTRWITKEETAIVADFWFKMACEMGEIDGVPKPDLERLEEVKSLFYNEFESGRLMFRVAADRSGKIVACAGGLVRNEYSFPLAKEQTLFGWVIAVYTEKDHRRNGLAYTLVEDICLWLKQKGADRARLWSSSAGRRVYENMGFEKMMDMVKPLT
- a CDS encoding DinB family protein → MKQRDFLLYGLDSTYDKESWYAPLKEAVTGLTAGQAMWKPSGEAAKSIWENVNHLVYYKERMAATLEGREWAHHLDGDETFTLTDQKEQDQEWIKVVERAENAQQLLRQAVSTLSESDIERLERKLLDIMLHDAYHTGQIIQLRKMQGSWPSHR
- a CDS encoding NUDIX hydrolase; amino-acid sequence: MDYVKDLRKIVGSRPLILTGSVVLILNESNELLLQHRKDGGWGLPGGLMELGESLEDTARREVKEETGLELGELKLLGIFSGPDYYFKVANGDELYSVTAVYVSTDVRGHLVVDEEESLDIQYFSLNELPEGLTEEYRSYIVPFINQLMA